The following are encoded in a window of Castanea sativa cultivar Marrone di Chiusa Pesio chromosome 5, ASM4071231v1 genomic DNA:
- the LOC142636036 gene encoding oligopeptide transporter 3, whose protein sequence is MWWPANLAQVSLFRALHEKEPKKSGMTRMRFFLIFMGASFAYYALPGYLFPILTFFSWVCWAWPHNITAQQIGSGYHGLGVGAFTIDWAGISAYHGSPLVAPFSSILNVGIGFIMFIYIIVPLCYWKFDTFDSRKFPIFSNQLFTNKGTKYDTTKILTPQYDLNVAAYDSYGKLYLSPLFALSIGSGFARFTATLTHVALFHGSDIWKQSRSAIKNAKLDIHAKLMKSYKQVPEWWFLVLLIGSIVVSLLLCFVWKKDVQLPWWGMLFAFALAFVVTLPIGIIQATTNQQPGYDIIAQFIIGYILPGKPIANLIFKMYGRISTVHALSFLSDLKLGHYMKIPPRCMYTAQLVGTLVSSVVNLAVAWWMLESIENICDVEALHPDSPWTCPKFRVTFDASVIWGLIGPRRLFGPGGMYRNLIWLYLIGAFLPVPVWVFSKIYPDKKWIPLINIPVISYGFAGMPPATPTNIASWLITGTIFNYFVFKYHKVWWQKYNYVLSAALDAGTAFMGVLLFFALQNEGKNLKWWGTELDHCPLASCPTAPGIVVEGCPVF, encoded by the exons ATGTGGTGGCCTGCAAATCTTGCTCAAGTTTCTCTGTTTAG AGCACTACATGAAAAGGAGCCTAAAAAAAGTGGCATGACCCGGATGCGATTTTTCCTCATTTTCATGGGAGCAAGCTTTGCCTATTATGCACTCCCAGGATATTTATTTCCAATCTTGACATTCTTTTCGTGGGTCTGCTGGGCATGGCCACATAATATCACAGCTCAGCAAATTGGCTCTGGTTACCATGGACTTGGAGTTGGTGCCTTCACTATTGATTGGGCAGGGATATCTGCTTATCATGGCAGCCCACTCGTGGCACCCTTCTCTTCCATTCTCAATGTTGGGATTGGATTTATTATGTTCATCTACATAATTGTCCCTTTGTGTTACTGGAAGTTTGACACCTTTGATTCTCGGAAATTCCCTATATTTTCTAATCAGCTCTTCACTAACAAAGGGACAAAATATGATACCACTAAGATCTTGACTCCGCAATACGATCTTAATGTTGCTGCTTATGATAGTTATGGGAAGCTCTATCTTAGTCCTCTATTTGCCCTATCTATTGGATCAGGATTTGCAAGGTTTACAGCAACCCTCACTCATGTGGCACTCTTTCATGGCAG TGATATTTGGAAGCAGAGCAGATCAGCAATTAAGAATGCAAAGTTGGACATCCAtgcaaaattaatgaaaagttACAAACAAGTGCCTGAATGGTGGTTCCTTGTTTTGTTAATAGGCAGCATTGTTGTTTCTCTATTATTATGTTTTGTGTGGAAAAAAGACGTGCAGCTTCCATGGTGGGGGATGCTCTTTGCCTTTGCCTTGGCTTTTGTTGTTACTCTCCCAATTGGGATCATTCAAGCAACTACCAACCag CAACCTGGATATGACATAATAGCACAGTTCATAATCGGTTATATTCTGCCTGGAAAGCCCATTGCAAACTTGATTTTCAAGATGTATGGAAGAATCAGCACTGTCCATGCTCTCTCCTTTTTGTCTGACCTCAAACTTGGGCACTACATGAAAATTCCACCTCGGTGCATGTACACAGCTCAG CTGGTGGGAACTTTAGTTTCTAGTGTGGTGAACCTTGCAGTTGCATGGTGGATGCTGGAGAGCATTGAGAACATCTGCGATGTTGAAGCACTTCATCCTGACAGCCCTTGGACCTGCCCTAAATTCCGAGTGACCTTTGATGCTTCTGTGATATGGGGTCTGATTGGACCAAGGCGGCTCTTTGGACCTGGGGGGATGTACCGTAACTTGATATGGTTGTACCTCATTGGAGCTTTCTTGCCAGTTCCTGTTTGGGTATTCAGCAAAATCTATCCAGACAAGAAATGGATTCCATTGATAAACATACCAGTTATATCTTATGGTTTCGCTGGAATGCCACCAGCAACTCCCACCAATATAGCAAGCTGGCTTATCACAGGAACCATCTTTAACTACTTTGTGTTCAAATACCATAAAGTCTGGTGGCAGAAATATAACTATGTTCTATCTGCTGCATTGGATGCTGGGACAGCTTTCATGGGTGTCCTATTGTTCTTTGCTTTGCAAAACGAaggcaaaaatttgaaatggtGGGGTACAGAACTTGACCATTGTCCTTTGGCATCATGCCCAACTGCACCAGGCATTGTCGTTGAAGGATGTCCAGTTTTTTAA